In one window of Arachis ipaensis cultivar K30076 chromosome B06, Araip1.1, whole genome shotgun sequence DNA:
- the LOC107645365 gene encoding uncharacterized protein LOC107645365, translated as MAAVTAAIPRTDPPMVVSDSFAKDAILAWFRGEFAAANAIIDALCSHLAAAASSSDEYDAVFAAIHRRRLNWIPVIQMQKYHSIADVTLELRKVTEKKTATAEEAEAESNGGGDDEKGKVEEEVTESVGNGEGEGEAQQSHEEYESPESEITDSGSQEMHPSLTNISICSNHEECEGRSSLIKLTKGFQAKESVKGHMVNVVKGLKLYEAIFNDSEICKLTDFVNEIHVAGQKGELSGETFILFNKQMKGNKRELIQLGVPIFGQINDAKSNIEPIPALLHGVIDHLIQWKLIPEYKRPNGCIINFFEEGEFSQPFLKPPHLDQPISTLLLSDSTMAFGRILMSENDGNYKGPLMLSLKKGSLLVMRGNSADMARHVMCPSPNRRISITFFRVRPDSNQYQSLTPTVTNAMTLWQPGIASPYAVPNGAVSSYETMDMMPKWGILHAPMVMLTNPVHPMAMNPGKLPGGAGTGVFLPWKVASRKPARHLPPRAQKGRLMALSSPTNSHMGESTSEPSITVGG; from the exons ATGGCGGCTGTAACTGCTGCTATTCCTCGTACCGATCCGCCAATGGTCGTGTCGGATTCCTTCGCCAAGGACGCCATACTCGCCTGGTTCCGCGGCGAATTTGCTGCTGCAAATGCCATCATCGACGCCCTCTGCTCTCACCTCGCCGCCGCAGCCTCATCCTCCGACGAGTACGACGCCGTGTTCGCTGCCATACACCGCCGCAGGCTCAACTGGATTCCCGTCATCCAGATGCAGAAGTACCACTCCATTGCTGACGTGACTCTCGAGCTCCGCAAGGTCACCGAAAAGAAGACGGCGACGGCGGAGGAGGCGGAGGCGGAGAGTAATGGCGGCGGAGACGATGAGAAGGGGAAAGTGGAGGAGGAAGTGACGGAGAGTGTTGGAAATGGCGAAGGCGAAGGCGAAGCTCAACAGAGTCATGAGGAGTATGAATCTCCAGAGAGCGAGATTACTGATTCAG GATCTCAAGAAATGCACCCCAGTTTGACAAACATTAGCATATGTTCCAATCACGAAGAATGTGAAGGACGCTCATCACTGATAAAGTTGACAAAAGGTTTCCAAGCAAAGGAGTCAGTGAAGGGCCATATG GTCAATGTTGTGAAAGGATTGAAGTTATATGAAGCCATTTTCAATGACTCAGAAATCTGTAAGCTGACTGATTTTGTAAACGAGATCCATGTGGCTGGCCAGAAAGGGGAACTCTCCG GTGAAACTTTCATACTATTCAACAAGCAGATGAAGGGGAACAAGAGAGAGCTGATTCAGCTAGGTGTTCCAATATTCGGGCAGATAAATGATGCAAAGA GCAACATAGAACCGATTCCAGCACTTCTTCATGGTGTCATTGATCACCTTATACAATGGAAGTTAATTCCAGAGTATAAAAGGCCAAATGGTTGTATCATTAACTTCTTTGAGGAG GGGGAATTTTCTCAGCCATTCCTGAAACCACCCCATCTGGACCAGCCTATATCAACCCTTCTTCTCTCTGATTCAACTATGGCTTTTGGACGTATCCTAATGAGTGAAAATGATGGGAACTACAAGGGGCCACTCATGCTCTCATTGAAGAAGGG GTCTCTTTTAGTGATGAGAGGAAATAGTGCAGACATGGCAAGGCACGTAATGTGTCCATCACCGAACAGAAGGATTAGCATCACCTTCTTTAGAGTGAGGCCAGACTCCAATCAATACCAGTCACTAACTCCTACCGTGACAAACGCAATGACTCTTTGGCAACCCGGCATTGCTAGCCCATATGCTGTGCCAAATGGAGCTGTAAGCAGCTATGAGACTATGGACATGATGCCCAAATGGGGAATACTTCATGCTCCAATGGTCATGCTAACAAACCCTGTACACCCTATGGCAATGAACCCTGGCAAACTTCCTGGTGGCGCTGGGACTGGGGTTTTCTTGCCTTGGAAGGTAGCATCCAGGAAACCTGCAAGGCATCTCCCACCTCGAGCCCAAAAGGGACGCCTTATGGCATTATCATCGCCAACCAATTCACATATGGGAGAGTCAACTTCTGAACCCAGCATTACAGTTGGAGGTTAA
- the LOC107645366 gene encoding BSD domain-containing protein 1 isoform X3: protein MNFFKSILSDDPDPPGSESESDNASHPQNATDPDPSSSDAATATTDHSDGVDGSGWIRFGGLIKTLTSKSESIIETYRRDLQEFGTGLKKEIEVAHGSLETVGQAIDQLGSTVVKGTAQIISQGKEAILAADLDSDNNSNRSTKSPSKDGSSSNLKGYSRFEAQIRAIQGDASTYTDEPEDLEEYGKWKLGFSLEGKDKELEGLLSENEAMESIYKRLVPNSVDNESFWLRYFYKVYKLKKAEDVRARLVTTMSREEEDLSWDVTDVEDDDDEEGGKFGEKGVVETKRLSVEVGGNSSLQSESKEHGNDSVGETKVESSVIAQKADDGSNSCKEVVKEVVESGKNSDYAAGSDEKVIVETKVDDGKPSVVEASKSPAHEEEEDLGWDEIEDLSSIDEKKTSPPRSGSPSKIDVRKRLSVAEEEEDLSWDIEDDDDDAVKS, encoded by the exons ATGAATTTCTTTAAATCCATTCTCTCCGACGATCCAGATCCCCCTGGATCCGAATCTGAATCCGACAATGCGTCTCACCCGCAAAACGCAACCGATCCTGATCCCTCCTCATCCGACGCCGCCACGGCCACCACCGACCACAGTGACGGCGTCGATGGCAGCGGGTGGATTCGGTTCGGTGGCCTGATCAAAACCCTAACCTCCAAATCCGAATCGATAATCGAGACGTATCGCCGGGACCTCCAAGAATTCGGCACGGGACTCAAGAAGGAGATCGAGGTCGCCCATGGCTCCCTCGAGACGGTGGGCCAGGCCATCGATCAGTTGGGATCTACTGTTGTCAAAGGAACGGCCCAGATCATCTCCCAAGGTAAGGAAGCAATCCTAGCCGCCGATCTCGATTCCGATAACAATAGCAACAGAAGCACTAAAAGCCCTAGCAAAGATGGTAGTAGCTCGAATTTGAAAGGGTATAGTAGGTTTGAAGCTCAGATTCGTGCTATTCAGGGTGATGCTAGCACTTACACTGATGAGCCTGAGGATTTGGAAGAGTATGGAAAATGGAAATTAGGGTTTTCGTTGGAAGGGAAGGATAAGGAATTGGAGGGTTTGCTTAGTGAGAATGAGGCTATGGAGAGTATTTACAAGAGGCTTGTTCCGAATAGCGTGGATAACGAGAGTTTCTGGTTAAGGTATTTCTATAAGGTGTATAAGCTGAAGAAAGCTGAGGATGTGAGGGCTAGACTTGTGACGACAATGTCAAGGGAAGAGGAGGATTTGAGTTGGGATGTAACAGatgttgaagatgatgatgatgagg AAGGTGGTAAATTTGGTGAAAAGGGTGTGGTCGAAACAAAGAGATTGAGTGTGGAAGTGGGGGGGAATAGTTCATTGCAAAGTGAAAGTAAGGAACATGGCAATGATTCTGTTGGGGAAACTAAAGTTGAGAGTTCAGTGATTGCTCAAAAGGCGGATGATGGAAGCAACTCATGCAAGGAAGTCGTGAAGGAAGTGGTTGAATCTGGGAAGAATAGTGATTATGCAGCTGGTTCTGATGAGAAAGTGATAGTGGAAACAAAAGTTGATGATGGAAAACCTTCGGTGGTTGAGGCAAGTAAGAGCCCGGCACACGAGGAAGAGGAGGATCTCGGTTGGGATGAGATTGAGGATCTCAGTAGTATTGATGAAAAGAAGACAAGTCCACCTCGGAGTGGAAGCCCAAGCAAAATTGATGTGCGGAAGCGGCTGAgtgttgcagaggaagaagaagaCTTGAGTTGGGAcattgaagatgatgatgatgatgctgttAAGTCTTGA
- the LOC107645366 gene encoding BSD domain-containing protein 1 isoform X2: MNFFKSILSDDPDPPGSESESDNASHPQNATDPDPSSSDAATATTDHSDGVDGSGWIRFGGLIKTLTSKSESIIETYRRDLQEFGTGLKKEIEVAHGSLETVGQAIDQLGSTVVKGTAQIISQGKEAILAADLDSDNNSNRSTKSPSKDGSSSNLKGYSRFEAQIRAIQGDASTYTDEPEDLEEYGKWKLGFSLEGKDKELEGLLSENEAMESIYKRLVPNSVDNESFWLRYFYKVYKLKKAEDVRARLVTTMSREEEDLSWDVTDVEDDDDEEGGKFGEKGVVETKRLSVEVGGNSSLQSESKEHGNDSVGETKVESSVIAQKADDGSNSCKEVVKEVVESGKNSDYAAGSDEKVIVETKVDDGKPSVVEASKSPAHEEEEDLGWDEIEDLSSIDEKKTSPPRSGSPSKIDVRKRLSVAEEEEDLSWDIEDDDDDAVKS; this comes from the exons ATGAATTTCTTTAAATCCATTCTCTCCGACGATCCAGATCCCCCTGGATCCGAATCTGAATCCGACAATGCGTCTCACCCGCAAAACGCAACCGATCCTGATCCCTCCTCATCCGACGCCGCCACGGCCACCACCGACCACAGTGACGGCGTCGATGGCAGCGGGTGGATTCGGTTCGGTGGCCTGATCAAAACCCTAACCTCCAAATCCGAATCGATAATCGAGACGTATCGCCGGGACCTCCAAGAATTCGGCACGGGACTCAAGAAGGAGATCGAGGTCGCCCATGGCTCCCTCGAGACGGTGGGCCAGGCCATCGATCAGTTGGGATCTACTGTTGTCAAAGGAACGGCCCAGATCATCTCCCAAGGTAAGGAAGCAATCCTAGCCGCCGATCTCGATTCCGATAACAATAGCAACAGAAGCACTAAAAGCCCTAGCAAAGATGGTAGTAGCTCGAATTTGAAAGGGTATAGTAGGTTTGAAGCTCAGATTCGTGCTATTCAGGGTGATGCTAGCACTTACACTGATGAGCCTGAGGATTTGGAAGAGTATGGAAAATGGAAATTAGGGTTTTCGTTGGAAGGGAAGGATAAGGAATTGGAGGGTTTGCTTAGTGAGAATGAGGCTATGGAGAGTATTTACAAGAGGCTTGTTCCGAATAGCGTGGATAACGAGAGTTTCTGGTTAAGGTATTTCTATAAGGTGTATAAGCTGAAGAAAGCTGAGGATGTGAGGGCTAGACTTGTGACGACAATGTCAAGGGAAGAGGAGGATTTGAGTTGGGATGTAACAGatgttgaagatgatgatgatgaggagg GTGGTAAATTTGGTGAAAAGGGTGTGGTCGAAACAAAGAGATTGAGTGTGGAAGTGGGGGGGAATAGTTCATTGCAAAGTGAAAGTAAGGAACATGGCAATGATTCTGTTGGGGAAACTAAAGTTGAGAGTTCAGTGATTGCTCAAAAGGCGGATGATGGAAGCAACTCATGCAAGGAAGTCGTGAAGGAAGTGGTTGAATCTGGGAAGAATAGTGATTATGCAGCTGGTTCTGATGAGAAAGTGATAGTGGAAACAAAAGTTGATGATGGAAAACCTTCGGTGGTTGAGGCAAGTAAGAGCCCGGCACACGAGGAAGAGGAGGATCTCGGTTGGGATGAGATTGAGGATCTCAGTAGTATTGATGAAAAGAAGACAAGTCCACCTCGGAGTGGAAGCCCAAGCAAAATTGATGTGCGGAAGCGGCTGAgtgttgcagaggaagaagaagaCTTGAGTTGGGAcattgaagatgatgatgatgatgctgttAAGTCTTGA
- the LOC107645366 gene encoding BSD domain-containing protein 1 isoform X1 produces the protein MNFFKSILSDDPDPPGSESESDNASHPQNATDPDPSSSDAATATTDHSDGVDGSGWIRFGGLIKTLTSKSESIIETYRRDLQEFGTGLKKEIEVAHGSLETVGQAIDQLGSTVVKGTAQIISQGKEAILAADLDSDNNSNRSTKSPSKDGSSSNLKGYSRFEAQIRAIQGDASTYTDEPEDLEEYGKWKLGFSLEGKDKELEGLLSENEAMESIYKRLVPNSVDNESFWLRYFYKVYKLKKAEDVRARLVTTMSREEEDLSWDVTDVEDDDDEEEEEEGEENVGHGKSKGVIDKEVSAETLAIEGNSELQGGKFGEKGVVETKRLSVEVGGNSSLQSESKEHGNDSVGETKVESSVIAQKADDGSNSCKEVVKEVVESGKNSDYAAGSDEKVIVETKVDDGKPSVVEASKSPAHEEEEDLGWDEIEDLSSIDEKKTSPPRSGSPSKIDVRKRLSVAEEEEDLSWDIEDDDDDAVKS, from the coding sequence ATGAATTTCTTTAAATCCATTCTCTCCGACGATCCAGATCCCCCTGGATCCGAATCTGAATCCGACAATGCGTCTCACCCGCAAAACGCAACCGATCCTGATCCCTCCTCATCCGACGCCGCCACGGCCACCACCGACCACAGTGACGGCGTCGATGGCAGCGGGTGGATTCGGTTCGGTGGCCTGATCAAAACCCTAACCTCCAAATCCGAATCGATAATCGAGACGTATCGCCGGGACCTCCAAGAATTCGGCACGGGACTCAAGAAGGAGATCGAGGTCGCCCATGGCTCCCTCGAGACGGTGGGCCAGGCCATCGATCAGTTGGGATCTACTGTTGTCAAAGGAACGGCCCAGATCATCTCCCAAGGTAAGGAAGCAATCCTAGCCGCCGATCTCGATTCCGATAACAATAGCAACAGAAGCACTAAAAGCCCTAGCAAAGATGGTAGTAGCTCGAATTTGAAAGGGTATAGTAGGTTTGAAGCTCAGATTCGTGCTATTCAGGGTGATGCTAGCACTTACACTGATGAGCCTGAGGATTTGGAAGAGTATGGAAAATGGAAATTAGGGTTTTCGTTGGAAGGGAAGGATAAGGAATTGGAGGGTTTGCTTAGTGAGAATGAGGCTATGGAGAGTATTTACAAGAGGCTTGTTCCGAATAGCGTGGATAACGAGAGTTTCTGGTTAAGGTATTTCTATAAGGTGTATAAGCTGAAGAAAGCTGAGGATGTGAGGGCTAGACTTGTGACGACAATGTCAAGGGAAGAGGAGGATTTGAGTTGGGATGTAACAGatgttgaagatgatgatgatgaggaggaggaggaggagggagaaGAGAATGTGGGTCATGGTAAATCAAAGGGTGTGATTGATAAGGAGGTTAGTGCTGAAACTTTGGCAATTGAGGGGAATTCTGAGTTGCAAGGTGGTAAATTTGGTGAAAAGGGTGTGGTCGAAACAAAGAGATTGAGTGTGGAAGTGGGGGGGAATAGTTCATTGCAAAGTGAAAGTAAGGAACATGGCAATGATTCTGTTGGGGAAACTAAAGTTGAGAGTTCAGTGATTGCTCAAAAGGCGGATGATGGAAGCAACTCATGCAAGGAAGTCGTGAAGGAAGTGGTTGAATCTGGGAAGAATAGTGATTATGCAGCTGGTTCTGATGAGAAAGTGATAGTGGAAACAAAAGTTGATGATGGAAAACCTTCGGTGGTTGAGGCAAGTAAGAGCCCGGCACACGAGGAAGAGGAGGATCTCGGTTGGGATGAGATTGAGGATCTCAGTAGTATTGATGAAAAGAAGACAAGTCCACCTCGGAGTGGAAGCCCAAGCAAAATTGATGTGCGGAAGCGGCTGAgtgttgcagaggaagaagaagaCTTGAGTTGGGAcattgaagatgatgatgatgatgctgttAAGTCTTGA